A region from the Leptospira venezuelensis genome encodes:
- a CDS encoding MgtC/SapB family protein — protein sequence MQEFLTILDSKTIDTITVSIRVALIILFAGAVGWNREGKNHGAGFRTHILIGLASTVLMLLSIFIPEFYSVVGGDPSRIAAQVVSGVGFLCAGAIMKFGLTVKGLNTAASIWIVSAIGLLVGAGLYYAAFLTTIATLIILVLFDLVEERYFGKYEYKVLILDLKQKKFHRKGFKELLLRNKLRLVSESFMQDYQAKNAQIKLTIAMPRDFDILKIVDEFRNLADVIKISIEST from the coding sequence ATGCAGGAATTTCTAACCATTTTGGATTCTAAAACGATCGATACCATCACGGTAAGTATTCGGGTGGCTTTAATCATTCTCTTTGCTGGAGCAGTAGGCTGGAATAGAGAAGGCAAAAATCATGGGGCCGGTTTTAGGACCCATATTCTGATCGGCCTTGCCTCTACAGTTTTGATGTTATTATCTATTTTTATTCCGGAATTTTATTCAGTAGTGGGAGGAGATCCTTCTAGGATTGCGGCTCAAGTGGTTTCAGGGGTTGGATTTTTATGCGCGGGTGCGATCATGAAGTTCGGACTAACTGTGAAAGGATTAAATACTGCCGCTTCTATCTGGATTGTGTCTGCGATCGGTTTACTTGTTGGTGCCGGTTTATACTATGCAGCATTTTTGACTACTATTGCTACATTGATCATTCTCGTCCTATTCGATCTAGTCGAAGAAAGGTATTTTGGGAAATACGAATATAAGGTTTTGATCTTGGACCTAAAGCAGAAAAAATTCCACCGAAAAGGGTTTAAAGAGTTATTATTGAGAAATAAGTTAAGATTGGTTTCAGAATCGTTTATGCAGGATTATCAAGCGAAAAATGCTCAGATCAAACTGACGATTGCGATGCCTAGAGATTTTGATATTCTAAAAATTGTAGATGAATTTAGAAATCTTGCAGATGTTATTAAGATTAGTATTGAATCGACTTAA
- a CDS encoding ATP-binding protein produces the protein MDFSPEKILYYSVDLDELSKIRGEVREFLGEECSDIVKGRIVFCLDEAMTNVIEHGFAEPDTSKIELRMKKNKGSWKFSILDQGIPFDPTKEKSETWKELYDSGADGGFGLRSIKKIMVVRYQRLKNPPRNKLTLIHTR, from the coding sequence ATGGATTTCTCTCCGGAAAAAATCCTATATTACTCCGTTGATCTGGACGAACTTTCTAAAATTCGTGGAGAGGTCCGCGAATTTCTAGGAGAGGAATGTTCAGATATAGTCAAAGGCAGGATAGTATTCTGCCTGGATGAAGCTATGACTAACGTAATAGAGCATGGATTTGCTGAACCGGATACTTCTAAAATTGAATTAAGAATGAAAAAAAATAAAGGAAGCTGGAAGTTTTCTATCCTGGACCAAGGCATTCCTTTCGATCCCACCAAAGAAAAAAGCGAAACCTGGAAGGAATTATACGATAGCGGGGCTGATGGAGGTTTTGGATTACGTTCCATTAAAAAGATAATGGTCGTACGTTACCAGCGCCTAAAGAACCCCCCACGCAACAAACTCACTCTGATCCATACGAGATAA
- a CDS encoding STAS domain-containing protein, translating into MANLTFNEKVDGSKLILTVAGEIDAKTAPDLKIKLEAAVGNGIKTIICDCSALTYIASAGIGVLNSIQKFLKEKSGEIVFCSLKKEVKDTMELMYFTKKVRVFPSLNDALGGV; encoded by the coding sequence ATGGCGAACCTCACATTTAATGAAAAAGTAGACGGAAGCAAATTGATCCTAACAGTCGCAGGTGAGATTGATGCTAAGACTGCTCCAGATTTGAAAATTAAATTGGAAGCAGCAGTAGGGAACGGGATCAAAACGATTATTTGCGATTGTTCCGCTCTTACTTACATTGCGTCTGCAGGGATAGGCGTATTGAACTCTATCCAAAAATTCCTGAAGGAAAAATCGGGAGAAATAGTTTTCTGCAGCCTTAAAAAAGAAGTAAAAGATACGATGGAATTAATGTATTTCACTAAAAAAGTGAGAGTATTTCCTTCTTTAAATGATGCGTTAGGCGGAGTCTAA
- a CDS encoding carboxyl transferase domain-containing protein: MIPTRKPEPDSFTQGILSIPEIDSVIRELKTLNPGRSEKKESLPERKGILKKVLIANRGEIAKRFFLALREEGIRSVAVVTDPDREQSWYESADEIIYIGSSEKYTNSQTIIAAALLSDANAVYPGYGFLSEDFKFVESLEEASLIYNKNIIFMGPKASVMRKVGNKLDARKLALENGIPLLLGSGPITGGEEIAIKEAERIGYPIMIKLDSGGGGKGMVIVRNSKELLPAIESAVRIGLQSYGNGTFFFEKYVERPAHFEVQIFNSTAVGIRKCAVQRRNQKVVEESGETFLDDRTLLQLLSSAEKIAHISGYSEGCAAGTVEFLLDCETGNFGFLEMNTRLQVEYPVTDQSLGIDLAKWQILFFDGREQEIPYDSVIRRRFSDRNHSIQCRIYAEDPFQNYSPSPGKIKDLELPTFNGVRCDFGFRKGDRVLGDYDPMIGKLITTGTTREEALLRMERALSDLYIRGITTNIEQLIKLIRHDLFRSGEYDNLILSNNEDLTKVEKESEEEGAIICSLAESVFITENDLKRSFRDRDLPKLLHSQESEYSLYEFELKTETKTYKTRLFRTSISNYRILVNGKDFGTIGVSVRGELGEEYLIEFEGRTIPVRVDRRPSFHLVRFPDQQGKLRYVRFSILSKDKKNNTSNEGILRSPFQGTFVKICNNPQTNETWKEGEIIQEGDPILVISAMKMETVLAAPVGGKLGYLLEHGDRSKLVRGMTASGMVLGKGLSEGEILAKIETEQISEIKKELENHNASRGSIWEIWPSIETDTELELPLNQKTFGSDLRTLLKSWILGTFREQDAIEKIDSILSNFEFAKLSDSENRQWANFYIEILKFHVLVRRIFSSDPGTKFSHYGEIQRALSEWDTEGYNPPKTTKKLLSNAFHYYGIKPWNSLRRTKSQKDVFIFLVKAYANLREGKELIAKLLEVLSIYAPPTPSIDLALNGVLYLEEREKESSLEKTVRRILNSRGNRPQKFKGGDATISRTHVFDYVRFLKSPWSSVSEERSEILEEKFKRSFSEDLPLLPENFDESLTSQIRKKLEYWQTQGSIKRLFSPTPGHFLYFLDTGKEKQYVLFSTLSAKPESETSRFDLETTAKIGACILQGSQIFKKLDIFRLEVLVSGFKVKFDPGSNQEDVFNYNNIMESAGSVLRFFLHGLYSQFTMDFLPENTEKTVTLSFFFKDGKLRMDIAHPNDPRFPYCTGTDPKDLSVFQKGKWPLECWVSEVFDTASAKEITVPGIDGLLRKNPKTGKDEVYNPGAKIFEGKIGGKPALCFFKDSRVAGGATGDIEGRKYIAAAYYAYRKDLPLYVWNDGAGANIKEGMVSLNRAAEGFFMNSLLSAGTQASEFRAAIESHSDPILKEVCSETENKYGSEFRKYNAEDKPNRCFTVAVGTGSSTGLDVYGSSQASLQVLLNEDESYRVLTGSSVIESVTGEKFTNYEIGGAKIMGQATGTVDFVANDKIQLIWIVRRIQDSLLGCKLLSKERSQRFSSENWNVLDENELIHHSESGFILPIKENYSGSGSLVSGFIRLGQSSVLSMGPRTNDGFHSLPCIIKAKESVRIAEKTGASLLLVYGSKWFRSSHLDDYDSLRPRRDFQKSLQNFKGACLHFVKNPEGLRVSELTSSADVWLLLEPNEKSKASTHKEFSNKKRWATFTAKNESEAYKIIKKFFHLLNHRRTENFSPNKAEIKLPIEITVSYDMKEEIVQKILDEDTFLEFGEWDPGSSLITGLGRIQGRTVAIIADQPKGGGSPDAPGTEKFRVFTEFANKHSLPLLMISDAPGFVPGTKQERARIQQIGGESLDVNILSDIPVVSIVLRQNYGGRQIHAFSGFLRPGIAYYSLAEATLAVMGGNSAFDLFQGAKVSALRKEGNIKEIESIQKEFFESFTKKSRADFDAKNTGVLDGTFGSLSELREVLKTGLEEADLKLSSWKKNRNKFSNGEVYRNLSTNGEDWKDLILP, translated from the coding sequence ATGATACCCACAAGAAAACCAGAGCCAGATTCATTTACCCAAGGAATATTAAGTATTCCTGAAATAGATTCCGTAATAAGAGAATTAAAAACCTTAAACCCAGGCCGTTCCGAAAAGAAAGAAAGCTTACCAGAAAGAAAAGGAATCTTAAAAAAAGTACTGATCGCGAATAGAGGAGAAATCGCGAAAAGATTCTTTTTAGCATTAAGAGAAGAAGGTATCCGTTCCGTTGCAGTAGTAACAGACCCAGACAGAGAACAATCCTGGTATGAATCCGCAGACGAGATCATATATATAGGAAGTTCTGAAAAATATACAAATTCTCAGACAATTATAGCAGCCGCCCTACTTTCCGACGCAAATGCAGTATATCCTGGATATGGATTTTTGTCAGAAGACTTCAAATTCGTAGAATCTTTAGAAGAAGCTTCCCTCATATATAATAAGAATATAATATTCATGGGGCCAAAAGCATCCGTGATGAGAAAAGTTGGGAACAAGCTGGATGCGAGGAAATTAGCGTTGGAAAACGGGATCCCACTTCTATTAGGAAGCGGACCAATCACAGGTGGCGAAGAAATCGCAATTAAAGAAGCAGAGAGAATCGGCTATCCAATCATGATCAAGCTGGATAGCGGTGGCGGCGGAAAAGGAATGGTCATCGTGCGAAATTCCAAAGAGCTTCTTCCGGCAATAGAAAGTGCTGTTCGGATCGGACTTCAATCTTATGGAAACGGGACCTTCTTCTTTGAAAAATATGTAGAAAGACCTGCTCACTTTGAAGTTCAAATTTTCAACTCCACTGCAGTTGGAATCCGAAAATGCGCAGTACAAAGAAGAAATCAAAAAGTCGTGGAAGAAAGTGGAGAAACTTTCTTAGACGATAGAACCTTATTACAATTATTATCTTCTGCTGAAAAAATAGCTCATATCTCCGGGTACTCAGAAGGATGCGCCGCAGGTACTGTGGAATTCCTACTAGATTGTGAAACCGGTAATTTTGGATTTTTAGAAATGAATACCAGATTGCAGGTAGAATATCCTGTAACTGATCAATCCCTCGGGATCGATTTGGCCAAATGGCAAATTTTGTTCTTCGACGGAAGAGAACAAGAGATTCCTTACGACTCAGTAATCAGAAGAAGATTCTCCGATAGAAATCATTCCATCCAATGCAGGATCTACGCAGAAGATCCATTTCAAAACTATTCTCCTTCTCCAGGAAAAATAAAAGATCTAGAGCTACCTACATTCAACGGAGTACGTTGCGATTTCGGATTCAGAAAAGGCGATAGAGTTCTAGGTGATTACGATCCAATGATCGGAAAACTGATCACTACAGGAACAACCAGAGAAGAAGCTCTACTTAGAATGGAAAGAGCACTTTCCGATCTGTATATCAGAGGTATCACCACAAATATTGAACAATTGATCAAACTCATAAGACACGATCTATTTCGTTCAGGAGAATATGATAATTTAATTTTATCTAATAATGAAGATCTCACAAAAGTAGAAAAAGAATCGGAAGAAGAAGGGGCAATTATCTGCTCACTCGCTGAATCAGTTTTTATAACAGAAAATGATCTGAAAAGATCTTTTAGGGATAGAGATCTTCCGAAGCTACTTCATTCTCAAGAATCTGAATATTCTCTTTATGAATTTGAATTGAAAACGGAAACAAAAACCTATAAGACTCGTCTATTCCGCACTTCTATTTCTAACTACAGAATTTTGGTAAATGGAAAAGATTTCGGAACTATCGGAGTTTCCGTCCGAGGAGAATTAGGAGAAGAATATTTAATAGAATTTGAAGGAAGAACAATTCCTGTCAGAGTGGATCGTAGACCTTCTTTTCACTTAGTAAGATTTCCTGATCAACAAGGAAAACTCAGATATGTCCGATTTTCGATTCTATCCAAAGATAAAAAGAATAATACATCCAACGAAGGTATATTACGTTCTCCTTTCCAAGGAACATTCGTAAAGATCTGTAATAATCCTCAAACAAATGAGACATGGAAAGAAGGAGAAATCATCCAAGAAGGAGATCCAATATTAGTCATTTCCGCAATGAAAATGGAGACGGTTCTTGCAGCACCTGTTGGCGGAAAATTGGGATACCTATTAGAACACGGAGATAGGAGCAAATTAGTTAGAGGAATGACTGCTTCCGGAATGGTTCTGGGGAAAGGTTTAAGTGAAGGAGAAATTCTAGCGAAGATAGAAACAGAACAAATCTCCGAAATAAAAAAAGAATTAGAAAACCATAATGCGTCAAGAGGCTCCATTTGGGAGATCTGGCCTTCTATCGAGACGGATACAGAATTGGAACTTCCGCTCAATCAAAAAACATTTGGGTCCGATCTGAGAACCCTATTGAAGTCCTGGATATTAGGAACTTTTAGAGAACAAGATGCAATAGAAAAGATAGATTCAATACTTTCTAATTTCGAGTTCGCCAAACTTTCGGATTCTGAAAATCGTCAATGGGCAAACTTCTATATAGAAATTTTGAAATTCCACGTACTCGTGCGAAGAATATTCTCCTCAGATCCTGGAACAAAATTTTCTCATTATGGAGAAATTCAAAGAGCACTTTCTGAATGGGATACAGAAGGATACAACCCGCCTAAAACCACGAAAAAACTTTTATCGAATGCATTTCATTATTATGGAATAAAACCTTGGAACTCTCTCCGTAGAACCAAGAGTCAAAAAGATGTATTTATATTTTTAGTAAAAGCTTATGCAAACCTTAGAGAAGGAAAAGAGCTTATTGCCAAACTTTTGGAAGTACTTTCTATCTACGCTCCTCCTACTCCTTCCATAGATCTTGCATTGAACGGGGTCTTGTATCTAGAAGAAAGAGAGAAGGAAAGTTCTCTCGAAAAAACAGTCAGACGAATATTAAACTCCAGAGGAAATCGTCCCCAAAAATTTAAAGGAGGGGATGCAACAATTTCAAGAACGCATGTATTCGATTATGTACGCTTTTTGAAATCACCTTGGTCTTCTGTCTCGGAAGAAAGATCTGAAATTTTGGAAGAAAAATTCAAAAGATCATTTTCAGAAGACTTACCGTTGCTCCCAGAAAACTTTGATGAGTCTCTCACTTCACAAATAAGAAAGAAACTGGAATATTGGCAAACTCAAGGAAGTATCAAAAGATTATTCTCTCCTACCCCGGGGCATTTTTTGTATTTCTTAGACACCGGAAAAGAAAAACAATATGTGCTCTTCTCCACTCTAAGTGCTAAACCTGAAAGTGAAACCTCAAGGTTCGATTTGGAGACTACCGCGAAAATTGGAGCTTGCATATTACAAGGCTCACAAATATTCAAAAAACTAGATATTTTTAGGTTAGAAGTACTTGTTTCAGGATTTAAGGTAAAATTCGATCCTGGCTCCAATCAAGAAGATGTATTCAATTATAATAATATAATGGAATCTGCGGGATCGGTTCTGCGATTCTTTTTACATGGATTGTATAGCCAATTCACAATGGACTTTCTTCCCGAAAACACGGAAAAGACAGTCACTCTTTCCTTCTTCTTTAAGGATGGAAAGTTAAGAATGGACATTGCCCATCCTAACGATCCGAGATTCCCATATTGCACTGGAACAGATCCAAAAGATCTATCAGTTTTTCAAAAAGGAAAATGGCCTTTAGAATGTTGGGTTTCAGAAGTATTTGATACAGCTTCCGCAAAAGAGATCACGGTCCCGGGAATAGACGGTCTTCTTAGAAAAAATCCCAAAACAGGTAAAGATGAGGTCTATAATCCTGGAGCAAAAATATTCGAAGGAAAGATCGGCGGAAAACCTGCATTATGTTTTTTTAAAGATTCCAGAGTAGCGGGAGGAGCTACAGGAGATATAGAAGGAAGAAAATATATAGCCGCCGCATACTATGCTTATCGTAAAGATCTTCCTTTGTATGTCTGGAACGACGGAGCCGGAGCGAATATTAAAGAAGGAATGGTTTCATTAAACAGAGCCGCAGAAGGGTTTTTTATGAATTCGCTTTTAAGTGCAGGCACCCAAGCATCAGAATTTAGAGCAGCAATCGAATCACATTCAGATCCTATCCTAAAAGAAGTATGCTCAGAAACCGAAAATAAATACGGATCAGAATTCAGAAAATACAACGCAGAAGACAAGCCCAATCGTTGTTTTACTGTCGCGGTCGGCACAGGCTCTTCTACCGGATTGGATGTTTACGGTTCTTCTCAAGCATCTTTACAAGTACTTTTGAATGAAGATGAGTCTTATCGAGTTCTAACAGGCTCATCAGTAATCGAATCAGTGACTGGTGAAAAGTTCACCAATTACGAGATTGGCGGTGCTAAAATTATGGGCCAGGCAACGGGTACCGTTGATTTTGTAGCCAACGATAAGATCCAACTCATTTGGATCGTCAGGAGGATCCAGGATTCTCTATTAGGATGTAAACTTCTTTCAAAAGAAAGGAGCCAACGATTCTCATCAGAAAATTGGAATGTTTTAGATGAGAACGAGCTCATTCACCATTCTGAAAGCGGATTTATCTTACCAATCAAAGAAAACTATTCAGGTTCCGGATCTTTAGTTTCAGGATTCATTCGATTGGGACAATCCTCAGTTCTTTCTATGGGGCCCAGAACGAACGATGGATTTCATTCTCTCCCGTGTATAATTAAAGCGAAAGAGTCCGTTCGGATCGCAGAAAAAACAGGGGCAAGCTTACTTCTGGTCTACGGAAGCAAATGGTTCAGAAGCTCTCATTTAGATGATTATGATTCATTAAGACCAAGAAGAGATTTCCAGAAATCATTACAGAACTTTAAAGGTGCCTGCTTACATTTTGTAAAGAATCCGGAAGGTCTTAGAGTCTCAGAACTCACTTCAAGTGCAGATGTATGGCTGCTTTTAGAACCGAATGAAAAAAGTAAAGCTTCTACCCATAAAGAATTTTCTAATAAAAAAAGATGGGCTACGTTCACTGCAAAAAATGAATCTGAAGCTTATAAAATTATTAAAAAATTCTTTCATTTGTTGAATCATAGAAGGACCGAAAATTTCTCTCCAAACAAAGCTGAAATTAAACTTCCTATCGAAATCACTGTATCTTACGATATGAAAGAAGAGATCGTTCAGAAAATTTTGGATGAGGATACTTTCTTAGAATTCGGAGAATGGGACCCTGGTTCAAGTTTGATCACTGGGCTTGGAAGAATACAAGGAAGAACAGTTGCAATCATCGCAGATCAACCTAAAGGTGGTGGCTCTCCCGATGCTCCAGGCACTGAAAAATTCAGAGTATTTACTGAATTTGCAAATAAACATTCCTTACCTTTATTAATGATTTCTGATGCTCCAGGTTTCGTTCCAGGCACAAAACAAGAAAGAGCAAGGATACAACAAATCGGTGGAGAATCGTTGGATGTAAATATTCTTTCTGATATTCCAGTAGTTTCTATTGTATTAAGACAGAATTACGGAGGAAGACAGATCCATGCGTTCAGCGGATTTTTAAGACCTGGGATCGCATATTATTCCTTAGCAGAAGCAACCTTAGCTGTAATGGGAGGAAATTCCGCATTCGATCTATTCCAAGGAGCAAAAGTTTCTGCCCTCAGAAAAGAAGGAAATATCAAAGAAATTGAATCTATTCAAAAAGAATTTTTCGAATCTTTTACTAAAAAGTCCAGAGCTGATTTTGATGCAAAGAACACTGGAGTTTTAGACGGAACCTTCGGATCTCTTTCAGAATTGAGAGAAGTCCTCAAAACAGGTTTAGAAGAGGCAGATCTCAAACTTTCCAGCTGGAAAAAAAATAGGAATAAATTCTCCAATGGTGAAGTATATCGAAATCTTTCTACCAATGGAGAAGATTGGAAAGATTTGATCCTTCCTTAG
- a CDS encoding PP2C family protein-serine/threonine phosphatase codes for MTKNKFLRAVLPGIRAKLSFFTAALVISILGFTSIIHYSQQTKALEEKLESELKAPLEYVNSVVLDLENLSRSMILIEEFKVRVKEKKKQLSKFKRTVVQKEGGFFGALKSFGQSIGLNVKRGNVYKSVDTYFTKYLSEKEIQEFESKVRNELRKENGAPIDAPVYERIRSIAEKTALARISAETSKIRVEEITEELKFLETELAKPDLDAKNKKTYLTDKDKLEKERKSAEKAIPDGEKKAASGETSLTKALQNFFRGSFKDRISSLGLLPDKIRILAYDRVGKETLDTGLLFSQSSETGKKLLAQADFIESRKGLFGDTDVLEVIQNKSEPESYEVGGRQYEVVYRPVFRNPSTAERSRSMAEEIVENPKDWAKYLEEDRKISVEIAEISQRLKTRMSELRKDGKAKPSSDKEFKNLALAYRQMLKKRDTKLEQLQPYSSVFEKNEKKWNDDHKSLKDKIASTSKEILEWEKMLKFPTKEGENKTSPEEIQEKIRVLESQEEEYKDSLIRLESTKGDWGNSYERKAEDAFFGLREAALEDFTFIPFKTGPAGIRRYYKDENERKSVKIKWRLLREWILSGNSETELPKTPKGIAWDSGILVRSRSEAEEVMWTLDSTPLVAPGEEEGKGLVYDLLRKDLLGYNIILIDRTEGVRQMKSNREEMIRYTGIIGTIAILLAYGLAWFVVRRIRVISKNAESIGEGNLNVEFPPSGYDEIGILSESLNDMVHGLKEREEMKGELLAAEEIQKRLLPEKLPSSLNDYVEFGAFYKAMTGVGGDYYDFIELGGGKIAICIGDVSNHGVGPAIVMALFRAQIRAILRKGERDLKRILLEANGYLYEDTPDHIFITFFLAIFDSNTSRLEYISAGHMKPLFFDASDGKIKELPAGGLPIGMDENSFFETTIEKRALTLDSGDIFFEYTDGLDEARSPNSDMYTRERLAKLLHANGEKRPEELIKTIVTDVESHTQQDLSATGFSKLSDDIAMIAIRKR; via the coding sequence ATGACTAAAAACAAATTCCTGAGAGCGGTTCTTCCCGGAATTCGGGCAAAACTATCCTTTTTCACAGCCGCATTGGTAATCTCCATACTAGGTTTCACTTCTATAATCCATTATTCACAACAGACAAAAGCTTTAGAAGAGAAACTTGAATCTGAATTAAAAGCTCCTTTGGAATACGTGAATTCAGTTGTTTTGGATCTGGAAAACTTAAGTAGAAGTATGATCTTGATCGAAGAGTTCAAAGTTCGTGTGAAGGAAAAGAAAAAACAGCTCAGCAAATTCAAAAGGACAGTTGTTCAGAAGGAAGGCGGATTTTTCGGAGCATTAAAATCATTTGGTCAATCTATCGGTCTTAACGTTAAAAGAGGAAATGTTTATAAATCTGTAGATACTTATTTTACAAAATATCTTTCCGAAAAAGAGATCCAAGAATTTGAATCAAAAGTTCGTAACGAATTAAGAAAAGAGAATGGAGCTCCAATTGACGCTCCAGTTTATGAAAGGATTAGATCTATCGCAGAGAAGACAGCACTTGCTCGTATCAGTGCAGAAACTTCTAAGATTAGAGTCGAAGAGATTACTGAAGAGCTTAAGTTTTTGGAGACTGAGTTAGCCAAACCTGATCTGGACGCTAAGAATAAAAAGACTTATCTCACAGATAAGGATAAATTGGAGAAAGAGCGAAAATCTGCTGAAAAAGCCATTCCGGATGGAGAGAAAAAGGCGGCATCTGGAGAGACATCGTTAACAAAGGCGCTTCAAAATTTCTTTAGAGGTTCCTTTAAGGATAGAATTTCATCTTTAGGACTTCTTCCTGATAAAATTAGAATTTTAGCATATGATAGAGTTGGAAAAGAAACCTTAGATACAGGTTTGCTCTTTTCACAAAGTTCGGAGACTGGGAAAAAATTATTAGCACAAGCAGACTTTATTGAAAGTCGAAAAGGCCTTTTTGGAGATACGGATGTTTTGGAAGTAATCCAAAATAAATCAGAACCTGAAAGTTACGAGGTGGGTGGAAGGCAATACGAAGTTGTATACCGTCCTGTTTTTAGAAACCCAAGTACTGCAGAAAGATCCAGGTCTATGGCTGAGGAGATCGTGGAGAATCCTAAAGATTGGGCAAAGTATCTGGAGGAAGATAGAAAAATTTCCGTGGAAATCGCAGAGATTTCACAAAGATTGAAAACTAGAATGTCGGAACTCCGTAAGGACGGAAAGGCCAAACCTTCTTCTGATAAAGAATTCAAAAATCTGGCTCTTGCTTATAGACAGATGCTCAAAAAAAGAGATACTAAGTTAGAGCAATTACAGCCTTACAGTTCTGTATTTGAGAAGAATGAAAAAAAATGGAATGATGATCATAAATCTTTAAAAGACAAGATTGCAAGCACTTCCAAAGAAATTTTGGAATGGGAGAAGATGTTAAAATTCCCTACGAAAGAAGGAGAGAATAAAACTTCTCCGGAAGAAATCCAGGAGAAGATCAGAGTCTTAGAATCTCAGGAAGAAGAATATAAGGATTCTTTAATTCGCTTGGAATCCACTAAAGGCGACTGGGGGAACTCCTACGAGCGTAAGGCAGAAGATGCATTTTTCGGTTTAAGAGAAGCTGCACTCGAAGACTTTACTTTTATCCCTTTTAAAACGGGGCCGGCTGGTATCAGAAGATATTATAAAGACGAAAATGAAAGAAAGTCTGTTAAGATCAAATGGAGACTTTTGAGAGAATGGATCCTTTCCGGAAATTCAGAAACGGAACTTCCTAAAACTCCTAAGGGAATCGCCTGGGATTCAGGGATTCTAGTTCGAAGCAGAAGCGAAGCGGAAGAGGTAATGTGGACTTTGGATTCTACTCCTCTTGTGGCTCCGGGAGAAGAGGAAGGAAAAGGATTGGTTTATGACCTTCTCCGGAAAGACTTATTGGGATATAATATTATTCTAATAGATAGGACAGAAGGTGTCCGCCAAATGAAATCCAACCGCGAAGAGATGATCCGATACACCGGGATTATTGGGACCATTGCTATTCTTTTGGCTTATGGTTTAGCTTGGTTTGTGGTTCGACGGATCAGAGTTATTAGTAAAAATGCTGAATCGATTGGGGAAGGTAACCTGAATGTGGAGTTTCCTCCTTCGGGCTACGATGAGATTGGAATCTTAAGTGAATCTCTAAATGACATGGTCCACGGATTAAAAGAAAGAGAAGAAATGAAAGGAGAACTTCTTGCAGCTGAAGAGATCCAGAAGCGCCTTCTTCCAGAAAAACTTCCTTCTAGTTTGAATGACTATGTGGAATTCGGTGCGTTCTACAAGGCGATGACAGGAGTAGGTGGGGACTATTACGATTTTATTGAATTAGGTGGAGGAAAGATTGCGATCTGTATCGGTGATGTTTCCAATCACGGTGTAGGTCCTGCGATTGTGATGGCTCTTTTTAGGGCTCAAATCCGCGCAATTCTTCGTAAAGGAGAAAGAGATCTGAAGAGGATTTTACTAGAAGCGAATGGTTATCTATATGAAGATACTCCGGATCATATTTTTATTACATTCTTCTTAGCGATCTTCGATTCTAATACTTCTAGATTGGAATATATTTCTGCGGGTCATATGAAACCTTTGTTCTTTGACGCTTCCGATGGAAAGATCAAAGAACTTCCTGCAGGCGGTTTGCCGATAGGTATGGATGAAAATTCGTTCTTTGAAACTACGATAGAAAAAAGAGCATTAACTTTGGATTCCGGAGATATTTTCTTCGAGTATACGGACGGTTTGGATGAGGCGAGAAGTCCTAACTCTGATATGTATACCAGAGAAAGACTCGCGAAACTTCTACACGCAAACGGAGAAAAACGTCCTGAAGAATTGATCAAGACTATCGTTACGGATGTGGAATCTCACACTCAGCAGGATTTGAGTGCGACAGGATTCTCTAAACTTTCTGACGATATTGCGATGATTGCGATTCGAAAGAGATAG